A stretch of Kaistella flava (ex Peng et al. 2021) DNA encodes these proteins:
- a CDS encoding cupin-like domain-containing protein translates to MGLHLQPIDIVESITKEEFREKYLLPRKPVVIKNMSKNWPAYEKWTMDYMKEMVGDVEVPLYDSSKADPSAPINSSAAKMKFTDYIDLIKEKPTDLRIFLFDPIKQAPKLLDDYISPKDLMGGFLDQYPNMFFGGKGSETFLHFDIDMAHIFHTHFNGRKHILLFDNKWKERLYQIPYATYSLEDYDIANPDFEQFPALNGIEGIECFLEHGDTLFMPTGWWHYMKYLDGSFSISQRAWDKSWAVKAHSLWNLTIQRNFDNFMKKKFKKKYMDWKEKKAIERANHALRKGLPK, encoded by the coding sequence ATGGGACTTCATTTACAACCTATCGATATCGTAGAGTCGATTACCAAAGAAGAATTTCGCGAAAAGTACCTGCTGCCAAGAAAGCCTGTGGTAATTAAAAACATGTCGAAAAATTGGCCCGCTTACGAAAAGTGGACCATGGATTATATGAAAGAAATGGTTGGAGATGTTGAAGTTCCGCTTTATGATTCGTCGAAAGCAGATCCTTCCGCACCGATTAATTCCTCGGCAGCAAAAATGAAATTTACCGATTATATCGATTTAATTAAAGAGAAACCGACCGATTTACGGATTTTCCTTTTTGATCCCATTAAACAGGCACCGAAACTTTTAGATGATTATATTTCTCCAAAAGACTTAATGGGTGGTTTTCTAGACCAATATCCGAATATGTTTTTCGGTGGAAAGGGCTCAGAAACTTTCCTGCATTTTGATATTGATATGGCTCATATTTTCCACACGCATTTTAATGGCAGAAAGCATATTTTGCTTTTTGACAATAAATGGAAAGAACGACTTTATCAAATTCCGTACGCAACTTATTCGCTGGAAGATTATGATATTGCCAATCCTGATTTTGAACAATTCCCTGCTTTAAATGGTATTGAAGGAATTGAATGTTTTCTGGAACACGGTGATACTTTGTTTATGCCGACAGGCTGGTGGCATTATATGAAATATCTGGATGGCAGTTTTTCAATTTCTCAAAGAGCTTGGGACAAATCCTGGGCGGTAAAAGCACATTCCCTTTGGAATCTAACTATTCAGCGAAACTTCGACAATTTTATGAAAAAGAAATTCAAGAAAAAATACATGGACTGGAAAGAGAAAAAAGCCATCGAACGAGCAAATCACGCTTTGAGAAAAGGTTTACCGAAATAG
- a CDS encoding MauE/DoxX family redox-associated membrane protein produces MIKNLIRIALGVFMLLAGIGHLTYARETFQAQVPDWIPLSKDFVVLASGVVEIIFGLAMIFFTKQKQYVGLALAVFFVLVFPGNIAQYIDHRDGFGLDTDSKRLMRLFFQPLLIFFALYSTDVLKKFKKS; encoded by the coding sequence ATGATTAAAAATTTAATAAGAATAGCATTGGGCGTCTTTATGCTTTTGGCAGGAATTGGCCACCTTACTTATGCTCGTGAAACATTTCAGGCGCAAGTTCCGGACTGGATCCCACTTTCCAAAGATTTCGTGGTTTTAGCTTCTGGAGTGGTGGAAATTATTTTTGGATTAGCCATGATTTTCTTTACGAAACAAAAGCAATACGTAGGTTTAGCGTTGGCTGTTTTCTTTGTGTTGGTTTTTCCAGGAAACATTGCTCAGTATATAGACCATCGCGACGGATTCGGATTAGATACGGATTCCAAAAGATTGATGAGGTTATTTTTTCAACCCCTTCTTATCTTTTTTGCTCTTTATTCTACAGATGTTTTAAAGAAATTTAAAAAATCCTGA
- a CDS encoding M14 family zinc carboxypeptidase has product MKFLTAVFLLSSTLIFSQMKYQTPYEKGNGNQTTTYAEMVKYYDDLAKEFKTISTESFGTDDNGEPIKVVIFNNSKDKNVPTILINNGIHPGEPDGIDATMMMMRDFATGKLSVKNLKIVAVEAYNISGMLRRGSHSRANQNGPEEYGFRGNARNYDLNRDFIKNDTENAKAFQQIFQHFKPIYFIDNHVSNGADYQYLFTYISTNKERLGGKIGNYFNQKMQPEILQTLEKQGILTTPYVNIHGDSPDEGFPAFMDSPRYATGYTTLFNTMGTVAETHMLKPYKDRVRATYEYMLSSINYTAKNAREIQKLMAESLADYQPKKKYPIQWKVDSTKFQMIDFKGFEAGKKPSEVSGKPRLFYDRNKPFNRKVKFYNQYIPTKEISIPTFYVIPKSEQKVLDYLKRNNIVIKEIKQDSTIFSQQYRIADYKTVKSPYEGHYLHYDTQVKSETKNFKFRKGDFLVSTKQYGVKYLLETLEPEATDSFFNWNFFDGILGQKEYFSDYVFEDTAADLLKNNQVLRTAFEFEKIANPDFAKDGNAQLEWVYKHSDYYEGSVGLYPIYRIL; this is encoded by the coding sequence ATGAAATTTCTAACCGCAGTTTTCCTTTTAAGTTCAACCTTAATTTTCTCACAAATGAAATATCAAACACCCTACGAAAAAGGCAACGGAAACCAAACTACGACCTACGCAGAAATGGTAAAATATTACGATGATTTGGCGAAAGAGTTTAAAACTATCTCAACAGAATCTTTTGGAACTGACGATAATGGAGAACCTATAAAAGTGGTCATTTTTAATAATTCAAAAGATAAAAACGTTCCGACAATCCTTATCAATAATGGGATTCATCCTGGAGAACCCGACGGAATAGATGCCACCATGATGATGATGCGGGATTTCGCAACTGGAAAACTTTCGGTTAAAAATCTGAAAATCGTCGCCGTTGAAGCTTATAATATTTCCGGAATGTTAAGAAGAGGATCACACAGCCGAGCTAACCAAAACGGTCCTGAAGAATATGGTTTCCGTGGCAATGCGAGAAACTATGATCTGAACCGTGATTTCATTAAAAACGATACCGAAAACGCAAAAGCTTTTCAACAGATTTTTCAGCATTTTAAACCAATTTATTTCATCGATAATCATGTAAGCAACGGTGCAGATTACCAATACTTATTCACCTATATTTCTACAAACAAGGAAAGATTGGGCGGAAAAATCGGGAATTATTTCAACCAAAAAATGCAACCTGAAATTCTACAAACTTTAGAAAAACAAGGAATTCTGACCACGCCTTATGTCAATATTCACGGTGATTCTCCGGATGAAGGTTTTCCTGCATTTATGGATTCTCCGAGATATGCGACCGGTTATACAACGTTATTTAATACAATGGGAACAGTTGCCGAGACACACATGCTGAAACCTTATAAAGACCGTGTTCGTGCAACTTATGAATACATGCTGAGTTCCATTAATTATACCGCCAAAAACGCCAGGGAAATTCAAAAACTAATGGCTGAAAGTTTGGCAGATTACCAACCTAAAAAGAAATATCCAATTCAATGGAAAGTAGACAGTACAAAATTTCAAATGATTGATTTCAAAGGTTTTGAAGCTGGCAAAAAACCAAGTGAAGTTTCTGGAAAACCAAGATTGTTCTATGATAGAAATAAACCTTTTAACAGAAAAGTAAAGTTTTATAACCAATATATTCCTACTAAAGAAATTTCAATTCCAACCTTTTATGTGATTCCGAAATCAGAACAAAAAGTTTTGGACTATTTAAAACGGAATAATATTGTGATTAAGGAAATTAAACAGGATTCCACCATTTTTTCACAACAATATCGGATTGCTGATTATAAAACGGTAAAGAGTCCTTACGAAGGACATTATCTTCATTACGATACCCAAGTAAAATCGGAAACGAAAAACTTTAAATTCAGAAAAGGAGATTTTTTAGTTTCAACTAAACAATACGGTGTAAAATATTTATTGGAAACTTTAGAGCCGGAAGCAACTGATTCTTTCTTCAACTGGAATTTCTTTGATGGGATACTCGGTCAAAAAGAATACTTCTCTGATTATGTTTTCGAAGATACTGCTGCAGATTTATTAAAAAACAATCAGGTTTTAAGAACCGCTTTCGAATTCGAAAAAATCGCCAATCCTGATTTTGCAAAAGATGGAAATGCTCAGCTGGAATGGGTTTACAAACATTCTGATTATTACGAAGGAAGCGTTGGTTTATATCCGATTTATAGAATTTTATAA